The Romeriopsis navalis LEGE 11480 genome includes the window ACATCGGAAGATCCACTGGCCGACTATCAGACTATCCAAGCTGAGCTTGAGGCCTACGGTCGCGGTCTGGCCAAACGACCCCAAATTGTCGCCCTGAATAAACTCGATGCGACGTTTGCCGATGACCCAGAAATGGTCAAACTCACCGAAAAACTCCGCGAAGTCAGTCAAACAGAAAAAGTTTTCCAAATTTCTGCTGTCAGCCGCCAAGGCATCGATCAACTCCTCCATAGCATTTGGGATCTCCTCGATCGCACTGCCGACGAGCCCTTTGAGCCCCTTGCTCCCTACTTGCCCACCGAAGTTTAAACTCCAAAAATGCCGTTGGGCTGGCATTTTAACCAACCCAACGGCATTCAGCCACGCAGTATCGTCTGCGGGCAAGCATTTAACCCGCATCGATCGTTGGCTTGATTCAATCGACAAACCAACAGTTCCGTCGAACCACTAATTCGGTGGCTGGGCAATGCGTGGCCGTTCGAACTTCTGCGTCGCCCCTTGCACCTGATTAAACCGCTGGTAAGCCACTCGCGAAATTTGCTGTACCAGCTGCTCTGCGCCCAGATCATTGCGCGGCCGCTTGACCAACACAGAAGCCAGATAACTCTTGCCATTGGCCGTATCGATTAAGCCGATATCTCCGAGCAAAACCCCCAAAGTTCCGGTCTTATGGGCGATCGTCGCCCCCTTCCCCAACCCCTGCGGGAGGAGAGAATCATTCTGAATCTGCCGCATAATCGCCAATAGTCGATCCCGCGACTTCATCGAAATCAACTGTCCTTTCTGGACTTGACTCATCAAAGCCGCCAAATCCTTCGGGCTTGTCGTATTCGTCGCCTTAATATCCGGTAAAGGATTCTGCAACACCGTCGCGTTTAGCCCCCACGACTGAAACCGCTGATTTAACGCAGACATCCCGCCTAGACGATCGATCAACATATTCGTGGCTGTGTTGTCACTCACCACCATCATATTGGTTGCCGTTTCGAGCGCCGTAAACTCAGTGCCCACCGGCTGATACTGCATCGAACCCGCTTCCTTCGCCACCTGGCTTTTCTGCATCGCCAGGGATTCCGTCAAGCGAATTTTACCCGCGTCAACATCCTGAAAAAAGGCAACTAAAATCGGAAATTTGATCGTACTCGCGGCAGGAAATACTTCTGAGGCATTCACATCAACATAGGCATTGTTATCCAAATCAAGCAGCATCACACCCGCTTGTGACTCTTTTTGCTGACCGACGAGCGCCACGACCTTACCTTTAAGATCCGCAATTTCTTGGCCAAGTTGCAAAGCCGCCACCGGCTTTACCTCAGCGACTTTTGCTGCATTTGATGGTGATCCAGCCGTTAAGCGACTCGCCGGATCCCATACTGACAACATCGTTCCCGCCAGCACCCCAATCCCGACGCCAAACACCACCAACCGGGCGCCGTAAAGCATCAATTTGCCGGACGTTGTGCGGGGCACGGGCAACTGCACTAAGTTCTGTGGAGCCGTGGTCGATCGTCGCCGCGCCGGCCGTCTGCGGCTCCGATTGGATTGCCGCTCGAACGGAATGACGGCCGCCGGGGCTCGCCGCGATCGGCCACCTGCCCCCGCCGTCACCGTGCGCAAATTCACCAATCGGTTCGGAGTCGTCGCCGACTTCGGCTTCCGCCGACTCCGCTTTGCCTTTACACCACGGCTACTGCGGCCCTGACTCAATCCCAATAAAGCTGCGAACAAATTGCCCCCTGACGATTTCCGATCGCGTCGTCGTTTAGTTCCGCCACTCCGGCGCTGGTTGGCCTCACGCGGATTCCCGGCACCACGACGTGCCACCGTCGATTTCGACGGCTGTGGCGCGCGTTTTCGGTTGGAGAATCTGTTTGGATCCCGCATGAATGGCGTGTGTCCTTTCCGCTTCATGAATTCGCTAGGGCCATAAAACATTCATGGCCCAAAGGCTCATCCAAAAAGTGAACTATATTTTGTCGTCGCGATAGGATTTTGTTCTCCGTAATTCACCGGATATTTTGCAAATATATTTTTGCAACTAGAGTAAATTACTGAACAACTGGTATTTGCTGGACGGATTCTACCTCACTCTTCTGGTTTAGATCAGCCGACGCACAACAAAATCCTCGATGAATTGCATAAATTCATACTTCTTGTGCTTTGACTGAATTTCTGCTGATAACTCAAATTGATCGCCAATTTTGGATCCGTGCATGCACGAATTAGGCCTCTGGAGTGAACCCCGAAACGCCCATCCCATCAGCACAAACCGTAGTTAGAGTAAGCCAAACAGTTAGAGGGAGCCAAAGCCCTTCTTCTTCTTGGCCTTTTTCTTCTGCTTCTTCTGCTGCGGTGGGCCACCGCCACCTTGATAACCGCGCCACCCTGGGCCCTGTTGTTGGCCGCCACCGCCGCCGCCAAACGGACCACCCATACCGCCCATTCCCGGAAAACCACCGCCGCCCATCCCAGGAAAGCCCATATTGCCCTGGCCCATCTGCTGCATCATGCCGCGCATCTGCTTAAACTTGCCCACCAACTCCATCACATCTTTTTCTTTGAAGCCAGAACCTTGGGCAATCCGCCGCCGCCGGCTCGGGGTCGTCATCAGCAAATCGGGATCTTTCCGTTCCGCCATAGTCATGGAGCCAATCATGGCCTCCACCCGCTTTAACTCTTTCTCGCCCTTCTGCAATTGATCATCATTCAGCATCTTCCCCATGCCGGGGATCAGCTTCATCACGCCGCCGAGGGAACCCATATTCTTCAACAATCGGGTCTGCTTCAAGAAGTCATTGAAGTCAAACTTCGCTTCGAGAATCTTCTCCGACAGCTTCGAGGCTTCTTCAATATCAATTTCTTCGCGGGCCTTCTCCACCAACGTCAGCACGTCACCCATGCCGAGAATGCGCGACGCCATCCGATCTGGATAGAACGGCTGCAACGCCTCAACTTTCTCACCCACACCAATAAATTTAATCGGCTGACCCGAGATTTTCCGCACGGACAATGCTGCACCACCGCGCGTATCACCATCCATCTTGGTCAGGATCGCCCCCGTCACCCCAATGCGATCGTTAAATGCCTGGGTTACATTTGCCGCTTCTTGACCCGTCATCGAGTCCACGACCAACAGCACATCGTCAGGATTCACAGTCGATTTAATTTCCGCCAGCTCATCCATCAAGCTGTCATCAATTTGCAAACGACCCGCCGTATCAATAATGACGGTATCGATCCCCTCCGCCTTCGCCTGGGCCAAACCCTGGCGGGCGATATCCACTGGACTCGCCTCCGTACCCAGATCAAACACGGGGATATTAATCTGCTTACCCAAGGACTTCAGCTGGTCGATCGCCGCTGGTCGATAAACATCCGTCGCCACAAGCAAACAGTTGCGATCTTCCTTGCGTAAATGCAGTGCCAGCTTTGCCGTCGCCGTTGTTTTACCCGCACCCTGCAAACCCGCCATTAAGACGACCGTCGGTTTATTTTCCGCATCGGCTAGGGGCACATTCGCGTCGCCCATCACCTCTAACAGTTCTTGGTAAACAATCTCAATGAACTGCTGATCCGGCCGCACACCGGAAATCACCTCGGCCCCGATCGCATTTTTCTCAACTTCAGCGATAAAGTCTTTGATCACCTGTAAGTTAACGTCGGCTTCCAATAGCGCCCGACGGACTTCGCGCAATGCCTCTTTGACATTTGATTCCGAAATTTTGTCCTG containing:
- the ffh gene encoding signal recognition particle protein translates to MFDALADRLDEAWKKLRGQDKISESNVKEALREVRRALLEADVNLQVIKDFIAEVEKNAIGAEVISGVRPDQQFIEIVYQELLEVMGDANVPLADAENKPTVVLMAGLQGAGKTTATAKLALHLRKEDRNCLLVATDVYRPAAIDQLKSLGKQINIPVFDLGTEASPVDIARQGLAQAKAEGIDTVIIDTAGRLQIDDSLMDELAEIKSTVNPDDVLLVVDSMTGQEAANVTQAFNDRIGVTGAILTKMDGDTRGGAALSVRKISGQPIKFIGVGEKVEALQPFYPDRMASRILGMGDVLTLVEKAREEIDIEEASKLSEKILEAKFDFNDFLKQTRLLKNMGSLGGVMKLIPGMGKMLNDDQLQKGEKELKRVEAMIGSMTMAERKDPDLLMTTPSRRRRIAQGSGFKEKDVMELVGKFKQMRGMMQQMGQGNMGFPGMGGGGFPGMGGMGGPFGGGGGGQQQGPGWRGYQGGGGPPQQKKQKKKAKKKKGFGSL
- a CDS encoding serine hydrolase; this encodes MARRGAGNPREANQRRSGGTKRRRDRKSSGGNLFAALLGLSQGRSSRGVKAKRSRRKPKSATTPNRLVNLRTVTAGAGGRSRRAPAAVIPFERQSNRSRRRPARRRSTTAPQNLVQLPVPRTTSGKLMLYGARLVVFGVGIGVLAGTMLSVWDPASRLTAGSPSNAAKVAEVKPVAALQLGQEIADLKGKVVALVGQQKESQAGVMLLDLDNNAYVDVNASEVFPAASTIKFPILVAFFQDVDAGKIRLTESLAMQKSQVAKEAGSMQYQPVGTEFTALETATNMMVVSDNTATNMLIDRLGGMSALNQRFQSWGLNATVLQNPLPDIKATNTTSPKDLAALMSQVQKGQLISMKSRDRLLAIMRQIQNDSLLPQGLGKGATIAHKTGTLGVLLGDIGLIDTANGKSYLASVLVKRPRNDLGAEQLVQQISRVAYQRFNQVQGATQKFERPRIAQPPN